From Bradyrhizobium symbiodeficiens, the proteins below share one genomic window:
- the phoU gene encoding phosphate signaling complex protein PhoU, translating to MGTEHTAKAFDTDLQELTRLVAEMGGIAERMIVDSVDALIRRDVALGQRVVTIDADLDALQKRIEERAVLTIARRQPMAVDLREIVGAMRVATDLERIGDLAKNMGKRVAALETDFHPLKLFRGLEHMTDLVQQQVKSVLDAYAAHDLPAAMAVWKGDEEVDAICTSLFRELLTYMMEDPRNISFCIHLMFCAKNIERIGDHATNIAETVFYMIEGQAITDKRPKGDMTTFATAIPNT from the coding sequence ATGGGTACCGAACATACCGCCAAGGCCTTCGACACCGACCTCCAGGAACTCACGCGCCTGGTCGCCGAGATGGGCGGCATCGCCGAGCGCATGATCGTCGATTCCGTCGATGCGCTGATCCGCCGCGACGTCGCGCTCGGCCAGCGCGTCGTCACCATCGATGCCGATCTCGACGCGCTGCAGAAGCGCATCGAGGAACGCGCGGTGCTCACCATCGCCCGCCGCCAGCCGATGGCGGTGGATTTGCGCGAGATCGTCGGCGCGATGCGCGTCGCGACCGACCTCGAGCGCATCGGCGACCTCGCCAAGAACATGGGCAAGCGCGTCGCCGCGCTGGAGACCGATTTCCATCCGCTGAAACTGTTCCGCGGCCTCGAGCACATGACCGACCTCGTGCAGCAGCAGGTCAAGTCGGTGCTGGACGCCTATGCCGCGCACGATCTGCCGGCGGCGATGGCGGTGTGGAAGGGCGACGAGGAGGTCGACGCGATCTGCACCTCGCTGTTCCGCGAGCTCCTCACCTACATGATGGAGGATCCGCGCAACATCTCGTTCTGCATCCACCTGATGTTCTGCGCCAAGAACATCGAGCGGATCGGCGACCACGCCACCAACATCGCCGAGACCGTGTTCTACATGATCGAGGGCCAGGCGATCACCGACAAGCGGCCGAAGGGCGACATGACCACCTTCGCCACGGCGATCCCGAATACCTGA
- the pstB gene encoding phosphate ABC transporter ATP-binding protein PstB, translated as MSDLSVSMSASGGLPHAPVLPEAPAKVTVRNLNFYYGEHHALKNINLTLGANRVTAFIGPSGCGKSTLLRIFNRMYDLYPGQRATGQLMLDQTNILDLKLDLNLLRARVGMVFQKPTPFPMTIYENIAFGIRLYEKISKSEMDDRVEKALRGGALWNEVKDKLNASGLSLSGGQQQRLCIARTVAVRPEVILFDEPCSALDPISTAKVEELIQELSENYTIAIVTHNMQQAARVSDKTAFMYLGELIEFDDTSKIFTSPTDRRTQDYITGRFG; from the coding sequence ATGAGTGATCTTTCCGTATCGATGAGCGCGTCCGGTGGCCTGCCGCACGCGCCTGTGCTGCCCGAGGCGCCCGCCAAGGTGACGGTGCGCAACCTCAACTTCTATTACGGCGAGCACCACGCGCTGAAGAACATCAACCTGACGCTCGGCGCCAACCGCGTCACGGCGTTCATCGGCCCGTCGGGCTGCGGCAAGTCGACCCTGCTGCGCATCTTCAACCGGATGTACGATCTCTATCCGGGCCAGCGCGCCACCGGCCAGCTGATGCTGGACCAGACCAACATCCTCGACCTCAAGCTCGACCTCAATCTGCTGCGCGCCCGGGTCGGCATGGTGTTCCAGAAGCCGACGCCGTTCCCGATGACTATCTACGAGAACATCGCTTTCGGCATCCGCCTCTACGAGAAGATCTCGAAGTCCGAGATGGACGACCGCGTCGAGAAGGCGCTGCGCGGCGGCGCCCTCTGGAACGAGGTCAAGGACAAGCTCAACGCTTCCGGCCTGTCGCTCTCCGGCGGCCAGCAGCAGCGCCTGTGCATCGCCCGCACCGTCGCGGTGCGCCCCGAAGTCATCCTGTTCGACGAGCCGTGCTCGGCGCTCGACCCGATCTCGACCGCCAAGGTCGAGGAGCTGATCCAGGAACTGTCCGAGAACTACACGATCGCGATCGTCACCCACAACATGCAGCAGGCCGCGCGCGTCTCCGACAAGACCGCCTTCATGTATCTCGGCGAGCTGATCGAGTTCGACGACACCAGCAAGATCTTCACGTCGCCGACTGACCGGCGCACGCAGGATTACATCACTGGCCGGTTCGGCTGA
- the pstA gene encoding phosphate ABC transporter permease PstA, with protein MALNPIYSRRRRTDIVIRGLCFAAAVFGVTWLALILVTLLYNGLAGLNLELFVADTPPPGSTEGGLRNAIVGSVIMTVIGVGIGAPLGLFAGTYLAEYGRNDRLTSVIRFINDILLSAPSIIIGLFIYGAVVVPMRGFSAIAGSLALAVIVIPVVLRTTEDMLLLVPNPLREAASALGLPRSLVIKRIAYRAARSGLITGVLLATARVAGETAPLLFTALSNQFFSLGLNKTMANLPVTINNFVQSPYAYWKQLAWSGALLITLTVLALNIGARILGAERTAK; from the coding sequence ATGGCCCTCAATCCGATCTATTCGCGTCGTCGCCGCACCGACATCGTCATCCGCGGGCTCTGCTTCGCCGCGGCGGTCTTCGGCGTCACCTGGCTCGCGTTGATCCTGGTCACGCTGCTCTACAACGGCCTTGCCGGCCTCAATCTCGAGCTCTTCGTCGCGGATACGCCGCCTCCGGGTTCGACCGAAGGCGGCCTGCGCAACGCGATCGTCGGCTCGGTCATCATGACGGTGATCGGCGTCGGCATCGGCGCGCCGCTCGGCCTGTTCGCCGGCACCTACCTCGCCGAATACGGCCGCAACGACCGCCTGACCTCGGTGATCCGCTTCATCAACGACATCCTGCTCTCGGCGCCCTCGATCATCATCGGCCTGTTCATCTACGGCGCGGTGGTGGTGCCGATGCGTGGCTTCTCCGCGATCGCGGGCAGCCTGGCGCTCGCCGTCATCGTGATCCCGGTCGTGCTGCGCACCACCGAGGACATGCTGCTGCTGGTGCCGAATCCGCTGCGTGAGGCGGCCTCGGCGCTGGGCCTGCCGCGTTCGCTGGTGATCAAGCGGATCGCCTATCGTGCGGCCCGGTCCGGCCTCATCACCGGCGTGCTGCTCGCCACCGCCCGCGTCGCCGGCGAGACCGCGCCGCTGCTGTTCACCGCGCTGTCGAACCAGTTCTTCAGCCTCGGCCTGAACAAGACGATGGCCAACCTGCCCGTCACCATCAACAACTTCGTGCAGAGCCCCTACGCCTACTGGAAGCAGTTGGCGTGGAGCGGCGCACTGCTCATCACCCTGACCGTGCTTGCCCTGAACATTGGCGCGCGCATCCTTGGCGCCGAGAGGACCGCAAAATGA
- the pstC gene encoding phosphate ABC transporter permease subunit PstC produces MAVQSDIIDDAGPYDRAKALGAFKLGDVTFYWITRLSAISVLLILGGIIISLIVGAFPAMKEFGFSFLWTQRWAPSADPPVLGALGPMYGTLVTSFIAMLIAIPVGLGIAIFLTELCPQWLRRPIGMAIELLAGIPSIIYGMWGFFVLGPFLANSFQPFMIKIFDGVPVLGAIFAGPPSYLSTFNAALILAIMVLPFITSISVDVFKTVPPVLKEAAYGVGCTTWEVVRSVVIPYTRVGIIGGVMLALGRALGETMAVTFIIGNSFRISSSIFAPGTTISAAIASEFAESDGLHQSGLILLGLLLFVLTFFVLAAARLMLMRLDKKAGK; encoded by the coding sequence ATGGCCGTTCAGAGCGATATCATCGACGACGCCGGACCGTATGATCGCGCCAAGGCCTTGGGCGCGTTCAAGCTCGGCGACGTCACCTTCTACTGGATCACGCGGCTGTCCGCGATCTCGGTGCTGCTGATCCTTGGCGGCATCATCATCTCGCTGATCGTCGGCGCGTTCCCGGCGATGAAGGAATTCGGCTTCTCCTTCCTGTGGACGCAGCGCTGGGCGCCGTCGGCCGATCCGCCGGTGCTCGGCGCGCTCGGGCCGATGTACGGCACGCTCGTCACCTCGTTCATCGCGATGCTGATCGCCATTCCCGTCGGTCTCGGCATTGCGATTTTCCTCACCGAGCTTTGCCCGCAATGGCTGCGCCGCCCGATCGGCATGGCGATCGAGCTGCTGGCCGGCATTCCCTCGATCATCTATGGCATGTGGGGCTTCTTCGTGCTGGGCCCGTTTCTGGCCAACAGCTTCCAGCCCTTCATGATCAAAATATTCGACGGCGTCCCGGTGCTCGGCGCGATCTTCGCGGGTCCGCCGTCCTATCTCAGCACGTTCAACGCCGCGCTGATTCTCGCCATCATGGTGCTGCCCTTCATCACCTCGATCTCGGTCGACGTGTTCAAGACGGTGCCGCCGGTGCTGAAGGAGGCCGCCTACGGCGTCGGCTGCACCACCTGGGAGGTCGTCCGCAGCGTGGTGATCCCCTACACCCGCGTCGGCATCATCGGCGGCGTCATGCTGGCGCTGGGCCGCGCGCTCGGCGAGACCATGGCGGTGACCTTCATCATCGGCAACTCCTTCCGCATCTCCTCGTCGATCTTCGCGCCGGGCACCACGATCTCGGCGGCGATCGCATCCGAGTTCGCCGAGAGCGACGGCCTGCACCAGTCCGGCCTGATCCTGCTCGGCCTGTTGCTGTTCGTGCTGACGTTCTTCGTGCTGGCCGCCGCGCGGCTGATGCTGATGCGGCTGGACAAGAAGGCGGGGAAGTAA
- the pstS gene encoding phosphate ABC transporter substrate-binding protein PstS: protein MNFLKTIVAAGMVAASTTAAFAADITGAGATFPFPIYSKWADAYKKETGNGLNYQSIGSGGGIKQIQAKTVTFGATDMPLKAEQLEKDGLVQWPMVMGAIVAVVNLEGVKPGEMVFDGETLANVYLGKITKWDDPAIKKLNPNVKLPSEAITVVRRSDGSGTTFNFTNYLSKASADWKSKVGEGTAVEWPVGVGAKGNEGVSGNIGQTKNSIGYVEYAYAKQNKLTYTGLVNKAGKTVQPTVEAFQAAASNADWAKAPGYYVILTDQPGEKSWPITAATFILMHKDATDKAASQEAIKFFRWAFTKGDKAAEELDYIPMPDTVVKQIEKTWAADIKS from the coding sequence ATGAATTTCCTCAAAACGATCGTCGCTGCCGGCATGGTCGCCGCTTCGACGACAGCGGCCTTTGCTGCCGACATCACCGGTGCCGGTGCGACCTTCCCGTTCCCGATCTATTCGAAGTGGGCTGACGCCTACAAGAAGGAGACCGGCAACGGCCTGAACTACCAGTCGATCGGTTCCGGCGGCGGCATCAAGCAGATCCAGGCCAAGACCGTGACCTTCGGCGCGACCGACATGCCGCTCAAGGCCGAGCAGCTCGAGAAGGACGGCCTCGTCCAGTGGCCGATGGTGATGGGCGCCATCGTTGCCGTGGTCAACCTCGAGGGCGTGAAGCCCGGCGAGATGGTGTTCGACGGCGAGACGTTGGCCAACGTCTATCTCGGCAAGATCACCAAGTGGGACGATCCGGCCATCAAGAAGCTCAATCCGAACGTGAAGCTGCCGTCGGAGGCGATCACCGTGGTCCGCCGCTCGGACGGGTCGGGCACCACCTTCAACTTCACCAACTACCTCTCCAAGGCCAGCGCGGACTGGAAGAGCAAGGTCGGTGAGGGCACCGCGGTCGAGTGGCCGGTCGGCGTCGGCGCCAAGGGCAACGAAGGCGTGTCGGGCAACATCGGCCAGACCAAGAACTCGATCGGCTACGTCGAGTACGCCTATGCCAAGCAGAACAAGCTGACCTACACCGGTCTCGTCAACAAGGCCGGCAAGACCGTGCAGCCGACCGTCGAAGCGTTCCAGGCGGCCGCCTCCAACGCCGACTGGGCCAAGGCGCCCGGCTACTACGTCATCCTGACCGACCAGCCCGGCGAGAAGTCCTGGCCGATCACGGCGGCGACCTTCATCCTCATGCACAAGGACGCCACCGACAAGGCGGCCTCGCAGGAAGCCATCAAGTTCTTCCGCTGGGCCTTCACGAAGGGCGACAAGGCGGCCGAGGAGCTCGACTACATCCCGATGCCGGACACCGTCGTCAAGCAGATCGAGAAGACCTGGGCTGCCGATATCAAGAGCTAA
- a CDS encoding ATP-binding protein encodes MAIDAPSSPSAQPWSDRLRHSTVILIAAALALSVVVSLGEMSALHAAIVFLCIAAAALIPWRLHDPAASRDEVRRINPVESAAVAAVVAGMPDPAVLLDRAGRVIHLNAAAAQLAPALRRSELAQFALRSPEIITALREAIATTEARRATYLDHVPVDRWMELMITPVPVPTSFGGADKCMLMTFHDQTPLRRVEEMRADFVANASHELRTPLAALSGFIDTLQGQAKDDPKARERFLGIMHNQATRMARLIDDLLSLSRVELSAHVRPDTLVDLLPIIRQVADGLEPLASERQVEVEIQLPEGPVMIAGDREELLRLFENLIENALKYGASGGRVIVSLTSGAATDGTQEIRIMVRDFGPGIAPEHLPRLTERFYRVDVGDSRSQGGTGLGLSLVKHILNRHRGRLLIESVPKQGATFTACFPQARGPAAT; translated from the coding sequence ATGGCGATTGACGCCCCATCTTCTCCCTCCGCGCAGCCCTGGTCCGACCGGCTGCGGCATTCGACCGTGATCCTGATCGCCGCGGCGCTGGCGCTGTCCGTCGTGGTCTCGCTCGGCGAAATGTCGGCGCTTCATGCCGCGATCGTGTTCCTCTGCATCGCCGCTGCGGCCTTGATCCCGTGGCGGCTGCACGATCCCGCCGCGTCCCGCGACGAGGTCAGGCGCATCAACCCGGTCGAGAGCGCGGCGGTGGCGGCGGTCGTCGCCGGCATGCCGGATCCGGCAGTGCTGCTCGACCGCGCCGGCCGCGTCATCCACCTCAACGCCGCCGCCGCCCAGCTCGCGCCGGCGCTGCGCCGGAGCGAGCTCGCCCAGTTCGCGCTGCGCTCACCGGAGATCATCACGGCGTTGCGCGAAGCGATCGCGACCACCGAGGCGCGGCGCGCGACCTATCTCGACCACGTCCCGGTCGATCGCTGGATGGAGCTCATGATCACGCCGGTGCCGGTGCCGACCAGCTTCGGCGGCGCCGACAAATGCATGCTGATGACCTTCCACGACCAGACGCCGCTGCGCCGGGTCGAGGAGATGCGCGCCGACTTCGTCGCCAATGCCAGCCACGAGCTGCGCACGCCGCTGGCTGCCCTCTCGGGCTTCATCGACACGCTGCAGGGCCAGGCCAAGGACGATCCCAAGGCGCGCGAGCGCTTCCTCGGCATCATGCACAACCAGGCCACCCGCATGGCGCGCCTGATCGACGACCTCCTGTCGCTGTCGCGGGTCGAGTTGTCGGCCCATGTCCGGCCCGACACGCTCGTCGACCTGTTGCCGATCATCCGCCAGGTCGCCGACGGGCTCGAGCCGCTGGCGAGCGAGCGCCAGGTCGAGGTCGAGATCCAGCTGCCGGAGGGGCCGGTGATGATCGCGGGCGACCGCGAGGAGCTGCTCCGCCTGTTCGAGAATCTGATCGAGAACGCGCTCAAATACGGCGCCTCCGGCGGTCGCGTCATCGTGTCGCTGACATCTGGCGCGGCCACTGATGGAACTCAGGAAATCCGGATCATGGTGCGCGATTTCGGCCCCGGCATCGCGCCCGAGCACCTGCCGCGGCTGACCGAGCGGTTCTACCGGGTGGACGTCGGCGACAGCCGCTCGCAGGGCGGCACCGGGCTCGGATTATCGCTGGTGAAACATATTCTTAACCGCCATCGGGGCCGGCTTTTGATCGAGAGCGTGCCCAAGCAGGGCGCCACCTTCACCGCCTGTTTTCCCCAGGCGAGAGGGCCGGCGGCGACCTGA
- a CDS encoding lysylphosphatidylglycerol synthase domain-containing protein produces MLEAIRRAVSFLRQKQILHKLGVVISVAVIGIACYVLYHMLRGIDFNEVLEAIKSTEPSQIALAALFVTAGYFTLTFYDLFAVRAIGHAHVPYRINALAAFTSYSIGHNVGASVFTGGAVRYRIYSAYGLNAIDVAKICFLAGLTFWLGNAAVLGLGIAYHPEAAASIDQLPPWLNRTLALMIIVGLVGYVVWVWTQPRVVGRGPWTVQLPGGPLTLLQIAIGIIDLGFCALAMYVLVPDEPNLGFVVVAVIFVSATLLGFASHSPGGLGVFDAAMLVGLWQMDREELLGGMLLFRVLYYLSPFVISVILLTFREVIIGARSKRLQQAALKLDPGPAPKAAYVRERSDKS; encoded by the coding sequence ATGCTGGAAGCCATACGCAGAGCGGTGTCGTTTCTGCGCCAGAAGCAAATCCTGCATAAGCTTGGCGTTGTGATCAGCGTCGCGGTCATCGGCATCGCTTGCTATGTGCTCTACCACATGCTGCGAGGCATCGATTTCAACGAAGTCCTCGAAGCGATCAAGAGCACCGAGCCGAGCCAGATTGCGCTGGCGGCGCTGTTCGTCACCGCGGGCTATTTCACCCTGACCTTCTACGACCTGTTCGCCGTGCGCGCGATCGGCCATGCCCATGTGCCCTATCGCATCAACGCGCTCGCGGCCTTCACCAGCTATTCGATCGGCCACAATGTCGGTGCATCCGTCTTCACCGGCGGCGCGGTGCGCTATCGCATCTATTCGGCCTACGGCCTGAACGCGATCGACGTCGCCAAGATCTGCTTCCTCGCCGGCCTGACCTTCTGGCTCGGCAATGCCGCCGTGCTCGGCCTCGGCATCGCCTATCATCCCGAGGCCGCCGCCTCGATCGACCAATTGCCGCCTTGGCTCAACCGGACGCTGGCCCTGATGATCATCGTCGGGCTGGTCGGCTACGTGGTCTGGGTCTGGACCCAGCCGCGCGTTGTCGGCCGCGGGCCCTGGACCGTGCAGCTGCCGGGCGGCCCGCTGACGCTGCTGCAGATCGCGATCGGCATCATTGATCTCGGTTTCTGCGCGCTCGCGATGTACGTGCTGGTTCCGGACGAGCCCAATCTCGGCTTCGTGGTGGTCGCGGTGATCTTCGTCTCGGCCACCCTGCTCGGCTTCGCCAGCCACTCGCCCGGCGGGCTCGGGGTGTTCGACGCCGCCATGCTGGTCGGCCTCTGGCAGATGGACCGCGAGGAGCTGCTCGGCGGCATGCTGCTGTTCCGCGTCCTCTATTATCTCTCGCCCTTCGTCATCTCTGTAATCTTGCTGACGTTTCGCGAAGTTATCATCGGCGCACGATCGAAGCGCCTGCAGCAGGCGGCGCTCAAGCTCGACCCCGGCCCGGCGCCTAAAGCCGCTTACGTGAGAGAGCGCAGCGACAAGTCTTAG
- a CDS encoding OmpA family protein, whose product MQKLFRWASKWWLGLIPLAVMWGFAAWNNTLPVEADLSARSSAALKDTVLDKTRITVDGRDVSLAADAFSEEGRRDAVMAVETVPGVRLVDDRTRLVPEAKPFVWNAERDVVRVTLSGSAPLPSMKGRLTEVARKEVGGAEVADQMGLARGAPPRFEAAATLLLDQIGKLKDGKITITDTKVNLSGMARDLGGREAIAAALKNLPEGFSIAANDVKAPPYIFQAYKDPVAATVTLTGYVPDNTIHAAIATSAARKFFTEKVVDNLKASVGAPGSFNTAVIAALGALSRLSTGTLVVSDREVKLSGDALYEAAANDIRAGLGKDFPKNWQYKPEITVKPAAGPVDGTVCQQLFTDLLAKGKIRFAAKRADIDPDSAAILDHLIETALRCPTTNVEVAGHTDADGEGGFNRALSEKRAQAVIDYLVKAGLPASRFTAVGHGSTQPVAGNDTDDGKAQNRRIEFLVR is encoded by the coding sequence ATGCAGAAGCTTTTTAGGTGGGCCAGCAAATGGTGGCTGGGGCTGATCCCCCTGGCCGTCATGTGGGGATTTGCGGCCTGGAATAATACCTTACCGGTCGAGGCCGACCTGTCGGCCCGCAGCTCGGCTGCGCTGAAGGATACCGTTCTGGACAAGACCCGGATCACGGTCGATGGCCGCGACGTCAGCCTGGCCGCGGACGCCTTCTCGGAGGAGGGGCGCCGGGACGCCGTGATGGCGGTCGAGACCGTCCCCGGCGTGCGCCTGGTCGACGACCGGACCCGCCTTGTTCCCGAGGCCAAACCCTTCGTCTGGAACGCCGAGCGCGACGTGGTGCGGGTGACGCTGTCGGGCTCCGCGCCCTTGCCGTCGATGAAGGGCCGGCTGACCGAGGTGGCCCGCAAGGAGGTCGGCGGCGCCGAGGTGGCCGATCAGATGGGGCTGGCGCGCGGTGCGCCGCCGCGGTTCGAGGCCGCCGCGACGCTGTTGCTGGACCAGATCGGCAAGCTGAAGGACGGCAAGATCACGATCACGGACACCAAGGTCAATCTCTCGGGCATGGCGCGCGATCTCGGTGGCCGCGAGGCGATCGCGGCGGCGCTGAAGAACCTGCCCGAAGGCTTTTCGATCGCCGCCAACGACGTCAAGGCGCCGCCCTATATCTTCCAGGCCTACAAGGATCCCGTCGCCGCGACCGTGACGCTGACCGGCTACGTGCCCGACAACACCATCCACGCGGCGATCGCCACCAGCGCCGCGCGAAAATTCTTCACCGAGAAGGTCGTCGACAATCTAAAGGCCAGCGTCGGCGCGCCCGGCTCCTTCAACACGGCCGTGATCGCCGCACTCGGCGCGCTGTCGCGGCTGTCGACAGGCACGCTCGTGGTCTCCGACCGCGAGGTGAAGCTGTCGGGCGATGCGCTTTACGAGGCGGCCGCCAACGACATCCGCGCCGGCCTCGGCAAGGACTTCCCGAAGAACTGGCAGTACAAGCCGGAGATCACCGTGAAGCCCGCGGCAGGCCCTGTCGACGGCACCGTGTGCCAGCAATTGTTCACGGACCTTCTGGCCAAGGGCAAGATCCGCTTCGCGGCCAAGCGCGCCGACATCGATCCGGATTCCGCCGCCATCCTCGATCATCTGATCGAGACGGCGCTGCGCTGCCCCACCACCAATGTCGAGGTTGCCGGACATACCGACGCCGACGGCGAGGGCGGCTTCAACCGGGCTCTCTCGGAGAAGCGTGCGCAGGCGGTGATCGACTATCTGGTCAAGGCCGGCCTGCCCGCCAGCCGCTTCACCGCAGTCGGCCATGGCAGCACGCAGCCGGTCGCCGGCAACGACACCGATGACGGCAAGGCGCAGAACCGCCGCATCGAATTTCTGGTGAGGTGA
- a CDS encoding polysaccharide deacetylase family protein, giving the protein MKQLRNNVIRAGLGALYFSGAHHLLRPLLSGVGAIFMLHHVRPAREAAFQPNRHLEVTPEFLRATLCHLRSRDIDIVSMDELHERLVQGRFDRRFAAFTLDDGYRDNLDYALPVMREFDAPLAVYVASDFAEGTGRLWWAALEAVIAKAEQIDVTIGHSALRLDATTAVAKQVAFDRLHDWLRALPGEHDLKREIEALCATHHVDMAALCRSLCLSWAELKSFAADPLVTIGAHSVSHCNLAKLAEDIATQEIATSRARIEQALDRPVLHLAYPYGDREAAGVREFGLAATAGFKTAVTTRPGMLFADNAAHMTALPRVSLNGNYQDARILPVLTSGAATAMWNGFRRIAAA; this is encoded by the coding sequence ATGAAACAACTGCGTAACAACGTCATCCGCGCCGGGCTGGGAGCACTCTATTTCAGCGGGGCGCACCACCTGCTGCGCCCACTTTTGTCGGGCGTCGGCGCCATTTTCATGCTGCACCATGTGCGGCCGGCCCGTGAGGCCGCGTTCCAGCCGAACCGGCATCTCGAAGTCACCCCCGAATTCCTGCGCGCGACGCTGTGCCATCTGCGCTCGCGCGACATCGACATCGTCAGCATGGACGAACTGCATGAGCGGCTGGTGCAGGGCCGGTTCGACCGCCGCTTCGCTGCCTTCACCCTCGACGATGGCTATCGCGACAATCTCGACTACGCGCTGCCCGTGATGCGCGAATTTGACGCGCCTCTGGCGGTCTATGTCGCGAGCGATTTTGCCGAAGGCACTGGGCGGCTGTGGTGGGCGGCGCTGGAGGCCGTGATCGCCAAGGCCGAGCAGATCGACGTCACGATCGGCCATTCCGCGCTGCGGCTCGATGCGACGACGGCTGTGGCCAAGCAGGTAGCGTTCGACCGCCTGCACGACTGGTTGCGCGCGCTGCCCGGCGAGCACGATCTCAAGCGGGAGATCGAGGCGCTCTGCGCGACGCACCACGTCGACATGGCAGCGCTGTGCCGCAGCCTCTGCCTGTCCTGGGCCGAGTTGAAGAGCTTTGCCGCCGATCCGCTGGTCACGATCGGCGCGCATAGCGTCAGCCATTGCAACCTCGCCAAGCTGGCCGAAGACATCGCCACGCAGGAGATCGCCACGAGCCGCGCGCGGATCGAGCAGGCGCTGGATCGTCCGGTGCTGCATCTCGCCTATCCCTATGGCGACCGCGAGGCCGCAGGCGTACGCGAATTCGGCCTCGCTGCAACGGCGGGCTTCAAGACCGCGGTGACGACGCGGCCCGGCATGCTGTTCGCCGACAATGCCGCCCACATGACGGCGCTGCCGCGCGTCTCGCTCAACGGCAACTATCAGGACGCGCGGATCCTGCCGGTGCTGACCTCGGGCGCCGCGACCGCGATGTGGAACGGCTTCCGCCGGATCGCGGCGGCTTGA
- a CDS encoding SDR family oxidoreductase — protein sequence MFNDLFSLKGRVALVTGGSRGIGKMIAAGFLSAGAAKVYITARKAGPCEATAKELTAQYDGECIALPIDISTVEGCDRLASEIIKLEPKLDILVNNAGAAWGAEFDEFPESGWDKVMDLNVKSLFFLTKALAKPLRAAASHERPAKVINIASVDGIFVNPGETYSYAASKAAVIHLTRRMATKLIKDNINVTAIAPGAFKSDMNRAARDHSDEVAKRIPARRIGTDEDMAGLAIYLASRAGDYVVGNTIAVDGGVVYANAGLEIAG from the coding sequence ATGTTCAACGATCTGTTCTCGCTCAAAGGCCGCGTCGCGCTGGTGACCGGCGGCTCGCGCGGCATCGGCAAGATGATCGCGGCGGGATTTCTCAGCGCCGGCGCCGCAAAGGTCTACATCACCGCGCGCAAGGCCGGCCCGTGCGAGGCCACGGCCAAGGAGCTCACCGCGCAATATGACGGCGAATGCATCGCGCTGCCGATCGACATCTCCACCGTCGAGGGCTGCGACAGGCTCGCTTCCGAGATCATCAAGCTGGAGCCGAAGCTCGACATCCTCGTCAACAATGCGGGTGCGGCCTGGGGTGCGGAGTTCGACGAATTCCCTGAAAGCGGCTGGGACAAGGTGATGGACCTCAACGTCAAGTCGCTGTTCTTCCTGACCAAGGCGCTGGCCAAGCCGCTGCGCGCGGCGGCCTCACACGAACGGCCGGCGAAGGTGATCAACATCGCCTCGGTCGACGGCATCTTCGTCAATCCGGGCGAGACCTATTCCTACGCCGCCAGCAAGGCCGCCGTGATCCATCTGACGCGGCGCATGGCGACGAAACTGATCAAGGACAACATCAACGTCACCGCGATCGCGCCGGGCGCGTTCAAGTCCGACATGAACCGGGCCGCGCGCGACCATTCGGACGAGGTCGCCAAGCGCATTCCGGCGCGGCGGATCGGGACCGACGAGGACATGGCGGGGCTAGCGATCTACCTCGCCTCGCGCGCGGGTGATTATGTCGTCGGCAATACCATCGCGGTGGACGGCGGCGTGGTGTACGCCAATGCGGGGCTGGAGATCGCGGGGTAG